In Pseudobacter ginsenosidimutans, the following are encoded in one genomic region:
- a CDS encoding 30S ribosomal protein THX, which translates to MGRGDKKTKKGKIFKGSYGKSRPARTKKVAAKGDSK; encoded by the coding sequence ATGGGTAGAGGTGATAAAAAAACCAAGAAAGGAAAGATCTTCAAAGGATCTTACGGAAAAAGCAGACCAGCAAGAACAAAAAAAGTTGCCGCTAAAGGCGACAGCAAATAG
- the pdxH gene encoding pyridoxamine 5'-phosphate oxidase: MSTIAAIRTEYRQRSLSEKDVQADPIAQFGKWWEEAVSAQIEEVNAMTLATASVDGLPAARIVLLKEFDTRGFVFFTNYESFKGQQLLENPRACLVFFWKELERQVRITGLVEKVPAAESDAYFNSRPEGSRLGAWVSPQSQVIENREWLDIEEAKKKDEFSGKTIVRPANWGGYLVKPVIIEFWQGRPSRLHDRIQYSLNEKGAWQIERLAP, encoded by the coding sequence ATGAGTACCATTGCAGCAATCAGAACAGAGTACCGTCAACGTTCCCTCTCAGAAAAAGATGTACAGGCAGATCCCATTGCTCAGTTTGGTAAATGGTGGGAAGAAGCTGTATCCGCGCAGATCGAAGAAGTGAATGCCATGACGCTGGCCACAGCTTCCGTGGATGGACTGCCGGCAGCGCGTATCGTTTTGCTGAAAGAGTTCGATACACGTGGCTTTGTGTTCTTCACCAATTATGAAAGTTTCAAAGGACAACAGTTGCTGGAAAATCCACGAGCCTGCCTGGTTTTCTTCTGGAAAGAACTGGAAAGACAGGTGCGTATTACAGGATTGGTAGAGAAAGTACCTGCTGCAGAAAGCGATGCCTATTTCAATAGCCGTCCTGAGGGAAGCCGCCTTGGCGCCTGGGTTTCACCACAAAGCCAGGTGATCGAGAACAGGGAATGGCTGGATATCGAAGAAGCAAAGAAGAAAGATGAGTTCAGCGGAAAAACGATTGTACGTCCTGCAAATTGGGGTGGTTACCTGGTAAAGCCCGTGATCATTGAATTCTGGCAGGGACGCCCGAGCAGGTTACACGACAGGATCCAGTATAGTTTGAATGAAAAAGGAGCCTGGCAGATCGAGCGTCTGGCTCCATAG
- a CDS encoding Yip1 family protein: MNLIQRAKNILLTPKTEWNVVTGETATLGSLLTGYVLPLSLIPAVCSFLGMMLFGGMILGITAGIVMAVVSVVATILAYVIGTYIIDALAPSFKSEKNLGRSAQLMAYSATAVWVAGVLSLVPLLGWLAIIAGAAYSIYLMYLGLGPVKKTPEDQRVLYVIIAIVVYWVVNLVISTLIGGIIITSIFAAGVGMMGGF; encoded by the coding sequence ATGAACCTAATTCAACGCGCCAAAAACATACTGCTCACTCCTAAAACAGAATGGAATGTAGTGACAGGTGAAACGGCAACATTGGGATCCCTGCTCACAGGTTATGTACTCCCTTTATCATTGATTCCTGCAGTTTGTTCTTTCCTGGGCATGATGCTTTTCGGTGGAATGATCCTGGGAATCACGGCAGGCATTGTAATGGCTGTAGTGTCTGTTGTAGCAACCATCCTGGCCTATGTGATCGGCACTTACATTATCGATGCACTGGCTCCAAGTTTCAAATCAGAGAAGAACCTTGGCAGGTCTGCTCAACTGATGGCGTATTCCGCTACAGCAGTTTGGGTAGCCGGAGTTCTGAGTCTGGTGCCATTATTGGGATGGCTGGCCATCATCGCAGGCGCAGCTTATTCGATCTACCTGATGTATCTCGGTCTGGGCCCTGTTAAGAAAACACCCGAAGATCAGCGTGTATTGTATGTGATCATCGCCATTGTGGTGTACTGGGTAGTGAACCTCGTGATCTCTACACTTATCGGCGGCATCATCATTACCAGCATCTTTGCTGCAGGTGTGGGTATGATGGGAGGCTTCTGA
- the pyrH gene encoding UMP kinase codes for MLPKYKRVLVKLSGESLMGDKNFGMDPVIIEQYARDIKEIVELGVQVAIVIGGGNIYRGMNEAETGIERAHGDYMGMLATVINGMAMQAMLEKIGVYTRLQSAIKMEQIAEPYIRRRAIRHVEKGRVVIFGAGTGNPYFTTDTAGSLRAIEIQADVILKGTRVDGIYTADPEKDPKAKKYETITFQECISQNLKVMDMTAFTLCMENNLPIIVFDMNKPGNLRKVICGEKVGTLVKG; via the coding sequence ATGCTGCCAAAGTACAAACGTGTTCTGGTGAAGTTATCGGGCGAATCATTAATGGGAGATAAAAATTTTGGCATGGACCCGGTGATCATAGAACAATATGCGCGGGACATCAAAGAAATTGTAGAGCTGGGCGTGCAGGTAGCTATTGTGATCGGGGGAGGTAATATCTACCGTGGAATGAATGAAGCAGAAACCGGCATCGAGAGAGCTCATGGAGATTATATGGGAATGCTGGCAACCGTGATCAATGGAATGGCTATGCAGGCCATGCTGGAAAAGATCGGTGTGTATACACGTCTTCAGAGCGCCATCAAGATGGAACAGATCGCAGAGCCTTACATTCGCAGGAGAGCTATCCGTCACGTGGAGAAAGGAAGAGTGGTGATCTTCGGAGCAGGAACCGGTAATCCTTATTTCACCACCGATACAGCAGGTTCGCTCAGGGCCATCGAAATTCAGGCCGATGTGATCCTCAAGGGAACAAGGGTTGATGGTATCTATACAGCAGATCCCGAAAAAGATCCCAAGGCTAAAAAGTATGAAACCATCACTTTCCAGGAATGTATCTCACAAAATCTGAAGGTAATGGACATGACCGCTTTCACACTTTGCATGGAGAACAATCTTCCCATCATCGTGTTTGACATGAACAAACCCGGGAACCTTCGTAAAGTGATCTGCGGAGAGAAAGTTGGAACACTGGTAAAGGGCTGA
- a CDS encoding LOG family protein, whose translation MEAASAKKRQVVPIIPPKEHVYLDGPKSRGYELKFIWKVAMQFLKSFRTLHFVGPCITVFGSARFKEDHPYYKVARDFGQRIGELGFTTMTGGGPGIMEAANRGAFEHGYQSVGCNIMLPFEQHANPYLHKSLMFEHFFVRKVVMVKYSYAFIILPGGFGTMDEFFETLTLVQTQTITQFPIVLFGKVYHQELWDYLEFMAEQGTIAKEDLNLVLLTDDMDEAMHHIRSYITSNFKVKPRKRQWWLLEKK comes from the coding sequence ATGGAAGCAGCATCAGCAAAAAAACGACAGGTAGTACCCATCATCCCTCCAAAAGAGCATGTGTACCTCGACGGGCCGAAGAGCCGCGGATATGAGCTCAAATTCATCTGGAAAGTGGCGATGCAGTTCCTGAAATCCTTCAGGACCCTGCACTTTGTGGGACCCTGTATCACAGTATTCGGATCAGCCAGATTCAAGGAAGATCATCCTTATTATAAAGTGGCGAGGGATTTCGGGCAGCGTATCGGCGAACTGGGATTTACCACTATGACCGGTGGCGGACCTGGCATCATGGAGGCCGCCAATCGCGGAGCATTCGAGCATGGATACCAGTCTGTGGGTTGTAATATCATGTTGCCTTTCGAACAACATGCCAATCCCTACCTGCATAAATCCCTGATGTTTGAACATTTCTTTGTGCGCAAGGTGGTGATGGTGAAATACTCCTACGCCTTTATCATCCTTCCCGGAGGATTCGGCACCATGGACGAATTCTTTGAAACCCTCACATTGGTACAGACCCAAACCATTACACAGTTCCCCATCGTATTATTTGGAAAAGTGTACCACCAGGAACTCTGGGATTACCTGGAATTCATGGCGGAACAGGGAACCATTGCAAAGGAAGATCTCAACCTGGTACTGCTTACAGACGATATGGACGAAGCCATGCATCATATCCGGTCCTATATCACATCCAATTTCAAAGTAAAACCACGGAAACGTCAATGGTGGCTTCTTGAGAAAAAGTAA
- a CDS encoding AsmA family protein encodes MRKWLLKRLMIAGCTLLGLILITFLLPYFFPEFVAKKIKIWSNKALATEVNFSKARLSFFNHFPSLTLTLHDFTLKGSAPFSNANLVAADEVALGIDLRSVFASQININQIFLDKGKIDIQISEDGQPNYNVYKAEPDTATVTTNVDSAGASLKLENIHLDETELVYNDRSLPLTVTAKGFHYTGSGDLSKAIFDLHSEIKADSFKLSYGGETYITDKKLQADLITKINTNSLTLLFEKNDLLINRLPVQLHGIFEFLKDGYNMDFNLRSKETDLHDLITALPQEYLKYFDNTEIKGHTEIEASLKGNYSAATNDMPSLLFKMIVKDGFVSHNKAALPAKNLRLNLDARLPKLNTDSLYISIDSFFFNIEKDYFNSVILVRGLNVPYLKSSLQADMDLGNMAAAFGLKDMEFKGRYKLNFNADGAYTTGQRKGSLRKDTVITSIPKFNLESSLTNGFIKFAALPQGVEQISLKLNASCKDGIYEHTQLNVEDINAKVLSNFIKGHFKVTNEADFPLEGQLQTVFHLSDIKQFYPLDSLDLNGDLNIDINTKGRYNPAKSLFPVTTASLKLDNGSIKTKYYPSPLQKINVDATVINNTGKMNDLKVELKPVSFELDNLPFTVQASLQQFSDLRYAIASKGTLDLGKIYKVFAIEGYNVNGFIQTDLSLRGRQSDATAGRYERLFNKGTMKVRDIALTTEMLPKPFFINNGLFRFDQDKMWFDTFKAKYGNTNMVMNGYLFNVFNYAFKPKEALKGKFELSTPRFYVDEWMVFSGTPDASSSGSSSASGVVVIPANLDLNFTASAGKVLYQGIELYDFKGGLTVANGELALQETGFTLVDAPIVMDGTYKSNSPYKAYFDYHVKAETLDVKKAYNGIDIFRQMAPAAAKAEGQISLDYSLSGRLNASMMPVYPSLKGEGVISVQKVKMKGFRLMNAVSDATGKEGIKDPDLSKVDIKTKIANNIITIERVKMKVSGFRPRFEGQVSFDGKFNLHGRLGLPPFGIIGIPFSVTGNRDNPKVKLKRAKEGDELEEERDEEGEEVKMTDSTNNQ; translated from the coding sequence ATGCGTAAGTGGCTGTTGAAGCGCTTGATGATTGCAGGATGTACGTTACTGGGATTAATTCTGATCACTTTCCTCCTGCCTTATTTTTTCCCTGAGTTCGTGGCTAAAAAGATCAAGATCTGGTCAAACAAGGCATTGGCCACTGAAGTGAATTTCTCTAAAGCCAGGTTAAGTTTCTTTAACCATTTTCCATCGCTCACACTCACCCTGCACGATTTTACCCTGAAAGGTTCCGCGCCATTCAGTAATGCCAATCTCGTAGCAGCCGATGAAGTGGCGCTGGGCATCGATCTCCGCTCTGTTTTTGCCAGCCAGATCAATATCAACCAGATCTTTCTCGACAAAGGCAAGATCGATATCCAGATTTCTGAAGATGGACAACCTAACTACAATGTATATAAGGCGGAGCCCGATACTGCTACGGTTACTACCAATGTAGATTCTGCGGGCGCCTCCCTCAAGCTCGAAAATATCCACCTGGATGAAACAGAGCTGGTGTACAATGATCGCTCCCTGCCACTAACGGTAACGGCCAAGGGATTCCATTATACCGGTTCCGGCGATCTCAGCAAGGCCATCTTCGATCTCCATTCCGAAATCAAGGCCGATAGCTTCAAACTCAGCTACGGTGGAGAAACTTATATCACAGACAAAAAACTACAGGCCGATCTGATCACCAAGATCAATACCAACTCGCTGACCTTGTTGTTTGAGAAGAACGATCTGCTGATCAATCGCCTCCCCGTTCAATTACATGGAATTTTCGAATTCCTGAAAGATGGATACAATATGGACTTCAACCTCCGTTCCAAAGAAACGGACCTCCATGATCTGATCACCGCCCTACCACAGGAATACCTTAAATACTTCGACAATACCGAGATCAAAGGCCACACGGAAATAGAAGCATCGCTCAAAGGCAATTACAGTGCAGCCACCAATGATATGCCCAGCCTGCTTTTCAAGATGATCGTGAAAGATGGATTCGTATCGCATAACAAAGCAGCCCTACCGGCAAAGAACCTCCGTCTCAACCTGGATGCAAGGCTTCCAAAGCTGAATACAGACAGCCTCTATATCAGCATCGATTCTTTCTTCTTCAATATCGAAAAGGATTATTTCAACTCTGTGATCCTGGTGCGCGGATTGAATGTACCCTATCTGAAATCCAGCCTCCAGGCCGATATGGACCTCGGGAATATGGCCGCAGCATTCGGATTGAAGGATATGGAATTCAAAGGCAGGTATAAGCTTAATTTCAATGCAGACGGCGCTTACACAACAGGACAAAGAAAAGGCAGTCTCCGTAAAGACACCGTGATCACCAGCATTCCCAAATTCAACCTGGAATCATCGCTCACCAATGGCTTTATCAAATTTGCAGCATTGCCACAGGGAGTGGAGCAGATCAGCCTTAAACTGAATGCTTCGTGTAAGGATGGTATTTATGAACACACGCAACTGAATGTTGAAGACATCAATGCCAAGGTTCTGTCGAATTTCATCAAGGGCCATTTCAAGGTCACCAATGAAGCAGATTTTCCGTTGGAAGGCCAGTTGCAGACCGTGTTCCATCTCTCCGACATCAAACAGTTCTATCCGCTCGACAGCCTGGATTTGAATGGAGATCTGAATATCGATATCAATACCAAAGGCAGGTACAACCCAGCCAAAAGTCTGTTCCCTGTTACTACTGCTTCGCTGAAACTCGACAACGGATCGATCAAAACCAAATACTATCCTTCGCCTTTGCAGAAGATCAATGTAGATGCTACCGTGATCAACAACACTGGTAAAATGAATGACCTGAAAGTGGAGCTGAAACCGGTTTCCTTTGAACTGGATAATCTGCCCTTCACCGTGCAGGCTTCCTTACAGCAGTTCAGTGACCTCCGTTACGCCATCGCGTCCAAAGGCACGCTGGACCTGGGTAAGATCTATAAAGTATTTGCCATTGAAGGATACAATGTGAATGGTTTCATTCAAACTGACCTCTCGCTCCGCGGCCGCCAGAGCGATGCCACAGCAGGCCGTTATGAAAGGCTCTTCAACAAGGGAACAATGAAGGTCCGCGACATTGCCCTCACCACGGAAATGCTGCCCAAGCCTTTCTTCATTAACAACGGCCTTTTCCGATTCGACCAGGATAAGATGTGGTTCGATACTTTCAAAGCCAAATATGGTAATACCAATATGGTGATGAATGGATATCTCTTCAATGTGTTCAACTACGCATTCAAGCCAAAGGAAGCGCTCAAGGGCAAATTCGAACTGAGCACTCCGCGTTTCTATGTAGACGAATGGATGGTGTTCTCCGGTACTCCTGATGCTTCCTCTTCTGGCAGTAGCAGTGCTTCCGGTGTGGTTGTGATCCCCGCCAATCTCGATCTCAATTTCACCGCCAGTGCCGGCAAAGTACTGTACCAGGGCATCGAGCTGTATGATTTCAAGGGCGGGCTTACTGTTGCCAATGGCGAACTGGCCTTACAGGAAACAGGTTTCACACTGGTGGATGCACCCATCGTGATGGATGGCACTTACAAAAGCAATTCACCTTACAAAGCTTATTTCGATTATCATGTGAAAGCTGAAACCCTGGATGTGAAGAAAGCATATAATGGTATCGATATTTTCCGCCAGATGGCTCCGGCGGCAGCGAAGGCTGAAGGACAGATCTCCCTGGATTATAGTCTCAGTGGCCGTTTGAACGCAAGCATGATGCCGGTCTATCCTTCCCTGAAAGGCGAAGGCGTGATCTCCGTTCAGAAAGTGAAGATGAAAGGATTTCGATTGATGAATGCCGTTAGCGATGCCACCGGCAAGGAAGGCATCAAGGACCCGGACCTTTCCAAAGTGGATATCAAAACGAAGATCGCGAACAATATCATTACCATCGAGCGCGTGAAAATGAAAGTGTCCGGATTCCGTCCAAGGTTTGAAGGACAAGTGAGTTTTGATGGCAAATTCAATTTGCATGGACGCCTGGGCCTGCCGCCATTCGGCATCATTGGAATTCCGTTTTCGGTTACTGGAAACAGGGATAATCCGAAAGTGAAGCTGAAGAGAGCGAAGGAAGGGGATGAATTGGAAGAGGAAAGGGATGAGGAGGGAGAAGAGGTGAAAATGACGGATTCTACTAATAATCAGTGA
- a CDS encoding exodeoxyribonuclease III has translation MPAKLKNIPMRIISYNVNGLRAAMNKGLMDWLKTDPADVICLQETKAHRDNVDYKQFTDLGFHDYWFSAQKKGYSGVAIFSKQKADNVVYGTGHQVSDDEGRVLQIDLGDIRIINAYFPSGTSGDERQAYKYSWLDEIFEYVSELRQTKPNLILCGDYNIAHTEIDIHDPKGNKKSSGFLPEERLWLDKFYGTGWIDTFRKLNPDPHWYTWWSQRFPTVRAQNKGWRIDYINVTESLAPLVKAAAIYPDVKQSDHCPVFLELA, from the coding sequence TTGCCGGCCAAATTAAAGAATATTCCCATGCGCATCATCAGTTATAATGTGAACGGCCTCCGGGCTGCAATGAATAAGGGACTGATGGATTGGTTGAAAACCGATCCCGCCGATGTGATCTGCCTGCAGGAAACCAAGGCCCATCGCGATAATGTGGACTACAAGCAGTTCACAGATCTTGGGTTTCACGACTATTGGTTCAGCGCTCAAAAAAAAGGATACAGTGGCGTGGCCATCTTCTCCAAACAGAAAGCAGATAATGTAGTTTATGGAACAGGCCACCAGGTAAGTGATGATGAAGGAAGGGTTTTGCAGATCGATCTCGGCGATATCCGGATCATCAACGCCTATTTCCCTTCCGGTACTTCCGGCGATGAAAGACAGGCCTACAAATACTCCTGGTTAGATGAGATTTTTGAATATGTGTCTGAACTGAGACAGACCAAACCCAACCTGATACTCTGTGGCGATTACAATATTGCACATACAGAAATAGATATCCATGATCCGAAGGGCAACAAAAAATCTTCCGGGTTCCTGCCCGAAGAAAGGTTGTGGCTGGATAAATTCTATGGAACCGGTTGGATAGATACATTCCGCAAGCTCAATCCGGATCCTCACTGGTACACCTGGTGGAGCCAGCGTTTCCCAACGGTTCGCGCGCAGAACAAAGGCTGGAGGATCGATTATATCAACGTTACTGAAAGCCTCGCCCCGCTCGTGAAAGCTGCTGCTATCTATCCTGATGTGAAGCAAAGCGATCATTGTCCGGTTTTCCTCGAACTCGCATAA
- a CDS encoding dihydropteroate synthase, with the protein MSDTVSIKPYMRLSGLEPLVIRPETLFVNVGERTNVTGSKKFARLIRENKYEEALSVARQQVESGAQILDVNMDDALLDGVKAMTTFLNLLQSEPDIAKIPIMIDSSKFEIIEAGLKCVQGKCIVNSISMKEGVEKFIREAQICRMFGAAVVVMAFDEQGQADTFDRRVNICTKAYKILTEEVGFDPQDIIFDPNIFAIATGIEEHNNYAIDFIEATRVIKQRMPLAKISGGVSNISFSFRGNEPVREAMHSVFLLYAIRAGMDMGIVNAGQLVVYDEIEPQLRELCEDVIFNKRPDATDRLITFAETVKAKDKTEVKDEAWRSNSVEERLKHALVNGITDFIDQDTEEARQKYARPSK; encoded by the coding sequence ATGAGCGACACCGTTAGTATCAAGCCATACATGCGTTTATCAGGATTAGAACCACTGGTGATCCGTCCTGAAACCCTCTTTGTAAACGTAGGTGAAAGAACGAATGTAACCGGATCGAAGAAATTCGCCCGGCTCATCCGCGAAAACAAATACGAAGAAGCCCTCAGCGTTGCACGCCAGCAGGTGGAAAGCGGAGCACAGATCCTGGACGTGAACATGGACGACGCCCTCCTGGACGGCGTCAAAGCCATGACCACCTTCCTCAATCTCCTGCAAAGCGAACCGGATATTGCCAAGATCCCCATCATGATCGACAGCTCCAAGTTCGAGATCATCGAAGCAGGACTCAAATGCGTACAGGGAAAATGTATCGTGAACTCCATCTCCATGAAAGAAGGAGTGGAGAAATTCATTCGCGAAGCACAGATCTGCCGCATGTTCGGAGCCGCCGTGGTAGTGATGGCTTTCGATGAACAGGGACAGGCCGATACATTCGACAGGCGCGTCAACATCTGCACCAAAGCCTACAAGATCCTCACAGAAGAAGTAGGCTTCGATCCGCAGGACATCATCTTTGACCCCAATATCTTCGCTATCGCCACCGGCATCGAAGAGCACAATAACTACGCTATCGACTTCATCGAAGCCACGCGTGTGATCAAACAACGCATGCCACTGGCCAAGATCAGCGGAGGTGTAAGTAATATCTCCTTCTCCTTCCGTGGCAACGAGCCCGTACGCGAAGCCATGCACAGCGTATTCCTCCTCTATGCCATCAGGGCAGGGATGGACATGGGCATCGTAAACGCCGGACAGCTGGTAGTGTATGATGAGATCGAACCACAGCTCAGGGAACTTTGTGAAGATGTGATCTTCAACAAACGCCCGGACGCTACCGATCGTCTTATCACTTTCGCAGAAACGGTAAAAGCAAAAGACAAGACGGAAGTTAAGGACGAAGCCTGGCGCAGCAACTCCGTGGAAGAACGCCTCAAACACGCCCTGGTAAATGGTATCACAGATTTTATCGATCAGGACACGGAAGAAGCGCGTCAGAAATATGCACGCCCCTCGAAGTGA
- a CDS encoding vitamin B12 dependent-methionine synthase activation domain-containing protein produces the protein MIEGPLMDGMNVVGDLFGSGKMFLPQVVKSARVMKKSVAILTPYIEEEKRNNPNAQQGGAARILLATVKGDVHDIGKNIVGVVLGCNGYDIIDLGVMVPADKILETAEKEKVDIIGLSGLITPSLDEMVHVAREMKRRNMKQPLLIGGATTSRMHTAVRIAPEYDLGVVHVLDASRSVTVAGSLLSEEQKAPYLDKIKTEYVKLKEDFASKKTVKQYLTFEQAQQNPVKINWPSFQPIAPTFTGTRQFLDVPLADIAKYIDWGPFFIAWELHGKFPAILTDKVVGKEATKLYDDANKLLQQIIDEKWLTPQGVIGFWPAQQTAPDTVELKNGNEVVNLEFLRQQIKKAADQPNISLADFIKPASIAAQPFADYMGAFTVTIKGIEPHLERFIQLHDDYNKIMVQVLADRLVEAFAEYLHERVRKEYWGYASDEHFTNEELITEKYSGIRPAPGYPACPDHTEKYKLFDLLGGEAATGITLTESLAMYPASSVSGWYFAHPQSQYFGIGKIQKDQVVDYAKRKGMSIEDVERWLRPVLEYEA, from the coding sequence GTGATCGAAGGACCATTGATGGACGGCATGAACGTAGTGGGCGACCTCTTCGGAAGTGGAAAGATGTTCCTCCCGCAGGTAGTGAAAAGCGCGCGCGTAATGAAAAAGAGCGTTGCCATCCTCACTCCTTATATCGAAGAAGAAAAAAGAAATAATCCGAATGCACAACAGGGCGGTGCCGCCAGGATCCTCCTGGCCACAGTGAAAGGCGATGTGCATGATATCGGTAAGAATATCGTAGGCGTGGTACTCGGCTGTAATGGCTATGATATCATCGACCTCGGTGTGATGGTGCCCGCCGATAAGATCCTGGAAACAGCAGAAAAAGAAAAAGTGGACATCATCGGTCTCAGCGGCCTTATCACTCCTTCACTGGATGAGATGGTGCACGTAGCCCGTGAAATGAAACGCCGCAACATGAAGCAGCCACTGCTCATCGGAGGCGCCACCACATCTCGCATGCACACCGCAGTGCGAATTGCTCCCGAATATGACCTGGGTGTAGTACACGTGCTGGACGCATCACGCAGTGTTACCGTTGCCGGCTCCCTGCTGAGTGAAGAACAGAAAGCGCCTTACCTCGATAAAATAAAAACAGAGTACGTAAAGCTCAAGGAAGATTTCGCCAGTAAGAAAACCGTGAAGCAGTATCTTACTTTCGAACAGGCACAGCAAAACCCTGTGAAGATCAACTGGCCTTCCTTCCAGCCCATCGCTCCCACTTTCACCGGCACCAGGCAGTTCCTGGATGTGCCACTGGCAGACATTGCAAAGTATATCGACTGGGGCCCCTTCTTCATCGCCTGGGAATTGCATGGAAAATTCCCGGCCATCCTCACTGATAAAGTGGTAGGAAAAGAAGCCACCAAATTATATGATGACGCCAATAAACTGCTGCAACAGATCATCGATGAAAAATGGCTTACGCCACAAGGTGTGATCGGCTTCTGGCCAGCGCAGCAGACCGCTCCCGATACAGTAGAGCTGAAGAACGGCAATGAGGTAGTGAACCTGGAGTTCCTCCGCCAGCAGATCAAGAAAGCAGCCGATCAACCGAATATCAGCCTGGCAGACTTCATCAAACCCGCGTCCATCGCTGCTCAGCCATTTGCCGATTACATGGGCGCATTCACTGTTACCATCAAAGGCATCGAACCACACCTGGAAAGATTTATTCAGTTGCACGATGATTACAACAAGATCATGGTGCAGGTTTTGGCAGACAGGTTAGTGGAAGCTTTTGCAGAATACCTGCATGAGCGCGTGCGCAAAGAATACTGGGGTTACGCATCTGACGAGCATTTCACCAATGAAGAACTGATCACCGAAAAATATTCCGGTATCCGTCCGGCCCCGGGTTATCCTGCCTGTCCTGATCACACCGAGAAATACAAACTCTTCGATCTGCTGGGTGGTGAAGCCGCTACAGGCATCACGCTCACTGAATCGCTGGCGATGTATCCCGCATCTTCCGTGAGTGGCTGGTACTTTGCACATCCGCAGAGCCAGTACTTCGGAATCGGTAAGATCCAGAAAGATCAGGTAGTGGACTATGCGAAACGTAAAGGAATGAGTATCGAAGATGTGGAACGCTGGCTGAGGCCCGTGCTGGAATATGAAGCGTAA
- a CDS encoding ATP-binding protein produces the protein MPEIFATLRGVIDRRRKSGHRTGQFLILGSAALDLLRQSSETLAGRIAYKELTGLLITEIDKDKLDQLWLRGGFPDSFLANSDEDSFRWRENFISTYLERDVPQLGVRIPATSLRLLWTMLAHNQGGQINISQLAANLGITSPTAKKYVKLLEDLLLVRSLRPWAGNVGKRLVKAPKIYIRDSGLTHALLDIDTFDKLLGHPVIGTSWEGFVIENILSILPMASSAWFYRTNAGAEIDLIIENGPKNRIAIEIKRSLVPKVSKGFYLGCEDIKATRRFVVYPGNEKFPIGDNTTAISLLEIMDIIERKN, from the coding sequence GTGCCTGAAATCTTTGCAACTCTTCGGGGAGTCATTGACCGGCGAAGAAAAAGTGGACATCGGACAGGGCAGTTCCTTATTCTTGGTTCTGCAGCTTTAGATCTTCTGAGGCAATCCTCTGAAACCCTTGCAGGGAGGATAGCTTATAAAGAGTTAACTGGCCTTCTAATAACCGAGATAGATAAAGATAAGCTTGATCAACTCTGGCTTCGTGGAGGCTTTCCTGATAGTTTCCTTGCAAACTCTGATGAAGACAGCTTCCGTTGGAGAGAGAATTTTATCAGTACCTATCTTGAGCGTGATGTTCCCCAGCTTGGTGTTCGAATACCTGCAACCAGTCTTCGATTATTATGGACAATGCTAGCGCATAATCAGGGCGGACAAATAAACATTTCTCAATTGGCTGCTAATCTCGGCATAACATCACCTACGGCAAAGAAATATGTTAAACTTTTAGAAGATTTACTTCTGGTCAGGTCTTTGAGGCCATGGGCTGGAAATGTAGGTAAGCGACTTGTAAAAGCTCCAAAAATATATATCCGCGACAGTGGTCTTACACATGCCTTATTAGATATTGACACGTTTGACAAATTATTAGGTCATCCTGTAATAGGAACTAGCTGGGAAGGATTTGTGATTGAAAACATACTTTCCATTTTGCCCATGGCGTCAAGTGCCTGGTTTTATAGAACAAACGCTGGGGCAGAAATTGATTTGATCATAGAGAATGGCCCTAAAAACAGGATCGCTATCGAAATAAAAAGATCCCTGGTTCCTAAAGTCTCTAAAGGATTCTATCTTGGCTGCGAAGACATTAAAGCAACTCGTCGATTTGTTGTCTATCCGGGAAATGAGAAATTCCCCATTGGTGATAATACAACCGCGATTTCCTTGCTGGAAATAATGGATATAATTGAAAGGAAGAATTGA
- a CDS encoding DUF4286 family protein, whose translation MIIYNVTIKVSWAIHDAWVEWMIKTHMPDVMATGCFTKNQLVKVLELDEEEGPTYAAQYYANEFSDYERYINQHSQTLRDDGYNKWGNNFIAFRSVMEIVN comes from the coding sequence ATGATCATTTATAATGTAACAATCAAAGTAAGCTGGGCCATTCACGACGCGTGGGTGGAGTGGATGATCAAAACACATATGCCGGATGTGATGGCAACCGGCTGCTTTACAAAGAACCAACTGGTAAAAGTACTGGAGTTGGATGAAGAAGAAGGACCAACCTATGCAGCTCAATATTACGCAAATGAGTTCTCCGATTATGAACGCTATATCAACCAGCACTCACAGACTTTGCGTGATGATGGATACAATAAATGGGGGAATAATTTCATTGCATTTCGTAGTGTAATGGAGATTGTGAACTGA